Proteins encoded within one genomic window of Deinococcus depolymerans:
- a CDS encoding EF-Tu/IF-2/RF-3 family GTPase, with protein sequence ERGVVKVQDEVEIIGLRDTKKTTVTGIEMHRKLLDSGMAGDNVGVLLRGVARDDVERGQVLAKPGSIKPHTKFEASVYVLSKDEGGRHSAFFGGYRPQFYFRTTDVTGVVELPEGVEMVMPGDNITFVVELIKPIAMEEGLRFAIREGGRTVGAGVVAKVLE encoded by the coding sequence GGAACGTGGCGTGGTGAAGGTCCAGGACGAAGTGGAAATCATCGGTCTGCGCGACACGAAGAAGACCACGGTGACCGGGATCGAAATGCACCGCAAGCTGCTGGACAGCGGCATGGCGGGCGACAACGTGGGCGTGCTGCTGCGCGGCGTGGCGCGTGATGACGTGGAACGCGGTCAGGTGCTGGCGAAGCCCGGCAGCATCAAGCCGCACACGAAGTTCGAAGCGAGCGTGTACGTGCTGAGCAAGGACGAAGGCGGGCGTCACAGCGCGTTCTTCGGCGGGTACCGCCCGCAGTTCTACTTCCGCACGACGGACGTGACGGGCGTGGTGGAACTGCCCGAAGGCGTGGAAATGGTCATGCCTGGCGACAACATCACGTTCGTGGTGGAACTGATCAAGCCGATCGCGATGGAAGAAGGCCTGCGCTTCGCCATCCGCGAAGGTGGCCGCACCGTCGGCGCCGGCGTCGTCGCCAAGGTTCTGGAGTAA
- a CDS encoding GTP-binding protein — protein sequence MAKGTFERTKPHVNVGTIGHVDHGKTTLTAAITFTAAASDPTIEKLAYDQIDKAPEEKARGITINTAHVEYNTPTRHYSHVDCPGHADYVKNMITGAAQMDGAILVVSSADGPMPQTREHILLARQVGVPYIVVFMNKVDMVDDEELLELVEMEVRELLSKYEFPGDDLPVVKGSALQ from the coding sequence ATGGCTAAGGGAACGTTTGAACGCACCAAACCCCACGTGAACGTGGGCACCATCGGTCACGTCGACCACGGCAAGACCACCCTCACCGCGGCCATCACCTTCACGGCCGCCGCCTCGGACCCCACCATCGAAAAACTGGCCTACGACCAGATCGACAAGGCCCCCGAGGAAAAAGCCCGCGGTATCACCATCAACACCGCCCACGTCGAGTACAACACCCCCACCCGCCACTACAGCCACGTTGACTGCCCCGGCCACGCCGACTACGTCAAGAACATGATCACCGGAGCCGCCCAGATGGACGGCGCCATCCTGGTGGTCAGCAGCGCCGACGGCCCCATGCCCCAGACCCGCGAGCACATCCTGCTCGCCCGTCAGGTCGGCGTGCCCTACATCGTCGTGTTCATGAACAAGGTCGACATGGTCGACGACGAAGAACTCCTCGAACTCGTCGAAATGGAAGTCCGTGAACTCCTGAGCAAGTACGAGTTCCCCGGCGACGACCTCCCCGTCGTCAAGGGCAGCGCCCTGCAG
- the rpsJ gene encoding 30S ribosomal protein S10: MVAPKIRIKLRGFDHKALDQSASKIVDTVRRTGADVSGPVPLPTRIRRFCVLRSPFVNKDSREHFEIRTHNRLVDIMNPTKKTIDSLMTLDLPTGVDIEIKTVGGRA, from the coding sequence ATGGTTGCCCCGAAGATTCGCATCAAACTGCGTGGCTTTGACCACAAGGCGCTGGACCAGTCCGCCAGCAAGATCGTGGACACGGTCCGGCGCACCGGAGCGGACGTGAGCGGCCCCGTGCCCCTCCCCACCCGCATCCGCCGCTTCTGCGTGCTGCGCAGCCCCTTCGTTAACAAGGACAGCCGCGAGCACTTCGAGATCCGCACGCACAACCGTCTGGTGGACATCATGAACCCCACCAAGAAGACGATTGACAGCCTGATGACCCTCGACCTGCCCACCGGCGTCGACATCGAGATCAAGACCGTGGGGGGCCGCGCATGA
- the rpsQ gene encoding 30S ribosomal protein S17 produces the protein MKKTFTGVVVSDKADKTVSVKVERRFAHPLYGKVVTRSHKYAAHDENNEYKIGDRVEILAVRPISKTKTWKVTKLIERPRGIETTAVETEGGNA, from the coding sequence ATGAAAAAGACCTTTACCGGCGTCGTCGTGAGCGACAAGGCCGACAAGACGGTCAGCGTGAAGGTCGAGCGCCGCTTCGCTCACCCGCTGTACGGCAAGGTCGTGACCCGCAGCCACAAGTACGCTGCCCACGACGAGAACAACGAGTACAAGATCGGTGACCGCGTCGAGATCCTCGCGGTGCGCCCCATCAGCAAGACCAAGACCTGGAAGGTCACCAAGCTGATCGAGCGTCCCCGCGGCATCGAGACCACCGCCGTGGAAACCGAAGGGGGTAACGCATGA
- the rplN gene encoding 50S ribosomal protein L14, translated as MIMPQSRLDVADNSGAREIMCIRVLNSGIGGKGLTTGGGGNKRYAHVGDIIVASVKDAAPRGTVKAGDVVKAVVVRTSHAIKRADGSTIRFDKNAAVIINNQGEPRGTRVFGPVARELRDRRFMKIVSLAPEVL; from the coding sequence ATGATCATGCCTCAATCCCGCCTCGACGTGGCGGACAACAGCGGCGCCCGCGAGATCATGTGCATCCGCGTGCTGAACAGCGGCATCGGCGGCAAGGGCCTGACGACCGGCGGCGGCGGTAACAAACGCTACGCCCACGTCGGCGACATCATCGTCGCTTCCGTCAAGGACGCCGCCCCCCGCGGCACCGTCAAGGCCGGCGACGTCGTCAAGGCCGTGGTCGTGCGCACCAGCCACGCCATCAAGCGCGCCGACGGCAGCACCATCCGCTTCGACAAGAACGCGGCCGTCATCATCAACAACCAGGGCGAGCCCCGCGGCACGCGCGTCTTCGGGCCGGTCGCCCGTGAACTCCGCGACCGCCGCTTCATGAAGATCGTCTCCCTGGCCCCGGAGGTGCTGTAA
- the rplE gene encoding 50S ribosomal protein L5, producing MQQLKVKYNEQVRPALMQQFSYSSVMAVPRIEKIVVNEGLGSAKEDSKAIDKASKELALITLQKPIVTKAKKSISNFKLRQGMPVGIKVTLRGERMYVFLEKLINIGLPRIRDFRGVNPNAFDGRGNYNLGIKEQLIFPEITYDMVDKVRGMDITIVTTAKTDEEARALLQAIGLPFRK from the coding sequence ATGCAGCAACTGAAAGTCAAGTACAACGAGCAGGTCCGCCCCGCGCTGATGCAGCAGTTCAGCTACTCCAGCGTGATGGCCGTGCCCCGCATCGAGAAGATCGTCGTGAACGAGGGCCTGGGCTCCGCCAAGGAAGACAGCAAGGCGATCGACAAGGCCAGCAAGGAACTCGCGCTGATCACCCTGCAGAAGCCCATCGTCACCAAGGCGAAGAAGAGCATCAGCAACTTCAAGCTGCGCCAGGGCATGCCGGTCGGCATCAAGGTCACGCTGCGCGGCGAGCGCATGTACGTGTTCCTCGAGAAGCTGATCAACATCGGCCTGCCCCGCATCCGTGACTTCCGCGGAGTGAACCCCAACGCCTTCGACGGCCGCGGCAACTACAACCTCGGGATCAAGGAGCAGCTGATCTTCCCGGAAATCACCTACGACATGGTCGACAAGGTGCGCGGGATGGACATCACGATCGTGACCACCGCGAAGACCGACGAAGAAGCCCGCGCGCTCCTCCAGGCCATCGGTCTGCCCTTCCGGAAATAA
- the rplP gene encoding 50S ribosomal protein L16, translating into MLLPKRTKFRKQHRGRMTGDAKGGDYVAFGDFGLIALEPAWIKSNQIEACRIVMSRHFRRGGKIYIRIFPDKPVTKKPAETRMGKGKGAVEYWVSVVKPGRVMFEVSGVTEEQAKEAFRLAGHKLPIQTKMVKREVYDEAQ; encoded by the coding sequence ATGCTTCTTCCCAAGCGCACCAAGTTCCGTAAACAGCACCGCGGCCGGATGACCGGCGACGCCAAGGGCGGCGACTACGTCGCGTTCGGCGACTTCGGCCTGATCGCCCTGGAACCCGCGTGGATCAAGAGCAACCAGATCGAGGCGTGCCGTATCGTCATGAGCCGTCACTTCCGCCGCGGCGGTAAGATCTACATCCGCATCTTCCCCGACAAGCCCGTCACCAAGAAACCCGCCGAAACCCGAATGGGTAAAGGTAAGGGCGCCGTGGAGTACTGGGTGAGCGTCGTCAAACCCGGCCGCGTGATGTTCGAAGTGTCCGGCGTGACCGAGGAGCAGGCCAAGGAAGCCTTCCGCCTCGCCGGTCACAAGCTGCCCATCCAGACCAAGATGGTCAAGCGCGAGGTCTACGATGAAGCCCAGTGA
- the rplB gene encoding 50S ribosomal protein L2: MAVKKYRPYTPSRRQMTTADFSGLTKKRPEKALTTALPKTGGRNNRGRITSRFIGGGHKRLYRIIDFKRRDKAGVTAKVAAIEYDPNRSARIALLHYVDGAKRYILAPEGLQVGATVNAGPEAEPKLGNALPLRFVPVGAVVHSVELVPGKGAQLARSAGTSIQVQGKESDYVILRLPSGELRRVHSECYATIGTVGNAEHKNINLGKAGRSRWLGRKPHQRGSAMNPVDHPHGGGEGRTGAGRVPVSPWGQPAKGLKTRKKRKNSDRFIITRRGGK; encoded by the coding sequence ATGGCCGTCAAGAAATACCGTCCGTACACCCCCAGCCGTCGCCAGATGACGACTGCGGACTTCAGCGGACTGACCAAGAAGCGCCCCGAGAAGGCGCTCACCACCGCCCTCCCCAAGACCGGCGGTCGTAACAACCGTGGCCGCATCACCAGCCGATTCATCGGTGGTGGCCACAAGCGCCTGTACCGCATCATCGACTTCAAGCGCCGCGACAAGGCCGGCGTGACCGCCAAGGTCGCCGCGATCGAGTACGATCCCAACCGCAGCGCCCGCATCGCCCTGCTGCACTACGTCGACGGCGCCAAGCGTTACATCCTGGCTCCCGAAGGCCTGCAGGTCGGCGCGACCGTGAACGCCGGACCCGAAGCCGAACCCAAGCTGGGCAACGCCCTGCCGCTGCGGTTCGTGCCCGTCGGTGCGGTCGTGCACAGCGTCGAACTGGTTCCCGGCAAGGGCGCCCAGCTGGCCCGCAGCGCCGGCACCAGCATCCAGGTGCAGGGCAAGGAAAGCGACTACGTGATCCTGCGACTGCCCAGCGGTGAGCTGCGCCGCGTGCACAGCGAGTGCTACGCCACCATCGGCACGGTGGGCAACGCCGAGCACAAGAACATCAACCTCGGTAAGGCCGGCCGCAGCCGCTGGCTCGGCCGCAAGCCCCACCAGCGTGGTAGCGCCATGAACCCCGTGGATCACCCCCACGGCGGCGGTGAAGGCCGCACCGGTGCCGGCCGCGTGCCCGTGTCCCCCTGGGGCCAGCCCGCGAAGGGTCTCAAGACCCGCAAGAAGCGCAAGAACAGCGACCGCTTCATCATCACCCGCCGCGGCGGGAAGTAA
- the rpsH gene encoding 30S ribosomal protein S8, which produces MLSDPIADMLTRIRNATRTFKETVDIPASKFKEELAKLLVQEGYVASYERLLPEGQKFDVLRLTLKYGVKREQVIKHIERISRPGRRAYVSAENLPRVQRGLGLAVVSTSKGLLADRDARKQGVGGEVICVLW; this is translated from the coding sequence ATGCTGAGTGATCCTATCGCCGACATGCTCACGCGCATCCGCAACGCGACGCGCACCTTTAAGGAGACCGTGGACATCCCGGCCTCCAAGTTCAAGGAAGAACTGGCCAAACTGCTCGTGCAGGAAGGCTACGTTGCGTCCTACGAGCGCCTCCTGCCCGAAGGGCAGAAATTCGACGTGCTGCGCCTGACCCTGAAGTACGGCGTCAAGCGCGAGCAGGTCATCAAGCACATTGAGCGCATCAGCCGTCCTGGCCGCCGCGCCTACGTGAGCGCCGAGAACCTGCCCCGCGTGCAGCGCGGCCTGGGCCTCGCCGTGGTGTCCACGAGCAAGGGCCTGCTGGCCGACCGCGACGCCCGCAAGCAGGGTGTCGGCGGCGAAGTCATCTGCGTTCTCTGGTAA
- the rplV gene encoding 50S ribosomal protein L22 → MTAPEFRNKKQRKQQQKLRTPGKAIAKYVRISPRKVRLVVDVIRGKSVRDAEDLLRFIPRAASEPVAKVLNSAKHNALHNDSMLEDRLVITAAYVDAGPTLKRLIPRARGSANIIKKRTSHITIIVGEKGNK, encoded by the coding sequence ATGACCGCTCCTGAATTCCGCAACAAGAAGCAGCGCAAGCAGCAGCAGAAGCTGCGCACCCCCGGCAAGGCCATCGCCAAGTACGTGCGCATCAGCCCCCGCAAGGTCCGCCTCGTGGTCGACGTGATCCGCGGCAAGAGCGTCCGTGACGCCGAAGACCTGCTGCGCTTCATCCCCCGCGCCGCCAGCGAACCCGTCGCGAAAGTCCTGAACAGCGCCAAGCACAACGCGCTGCACAACGACTCGATGCTCGAAGACCGCCTGGTCATCACCGCCGCGTACGTGGACGCAGGCCCGACCCTCAAGCGCCTGATTCCCCGCGCCCGTGGCAGCGCGAACATCATCAAGAAGCGCACCAGCCACATCACCATCATCGTGGGCGAGAAGGGGAACAAGTAA
- the rplD gene encoding 50S ribosomal protein L4: MAQINVIGKNGGRTIDLELPEVNSGVLHDVVTWQLASRRRGTASTKTRAQVSATGKKMFSQKGTGNARHGDRSVPTFVGGGVAFGPKPRSYGYTLPRKVRQLGLAMALAARQDEGKLVAVDGFDVDGKTKNFVAWAAQNGMDGSERVLIVTDDAQTRQAARNVAWATVMPVAGLNAYDILRHERLVIDAIALEPAQEGEEA, translated from the coding sequence ATGGCGCAGATCAACGTCATCGGCAAGAACGGGGGCCGCACCATCGACCTCGAACTGCCGGAAGTGAACAGCGGCGTCCTGCACGACGTCGTCACCTGGCAGCTCGCCAGCCGCCGCCGCGGCACGGCCAGCACCAAGACCCGCGCTCAGGTGAGCGCGACCGGCAAGAAGATGTTCAGCCAGAAAGGCACCGGTAACGCCCGTCACGGCGACCGCAGCGTCCCCACCTTCGTGGGCGGCGGCGTGGCCTTCGGGCCCAAGCCCCGCAGCTACGGCTACACCCTGCCCCGCAAGGTCCGCCAGCTGGGCCTGGCCATGGCCCTGGCCGCCCGCCAGGACGAAGGCAAACTGGTCGCGGTCGACGGCTTCGATGTCGACGGCAAGACCAAGAACTTCGTCGCCTGGGCCGCGCAGAACGGCATGGATGGCAGCGAGCGCGTGCTGATCGTCACCGACGACGCCCAGACCCGCCAAGCCGCGCGCAACGTCGCGTGGGCCACCGTGATGCCCGTCGCCGGCCTGAACGCCTACGACATCCTGCGCCACGAGCGCCTGGTGATCGACGCGATCGCCCTGGAACCCGCACAGGAAGGGGAAGAGGCATGA
- the rpsS gene encoding 30S ribosomal protein S19, producing MPRSLKKGPFVDDHLLKKVDVQNEKKDKRVIKTWSRRSTIVPEMIGHTIAVHNGKQHVPVFVNEQMIGHKLGEFSPTRSYRGHGADKNAKGSKKK from the coding sequence ATGCCCCGTAGCCTCAAGAAAGGCCCGTTCGTGGATGACCACCTCCTGAAGAAGGTCGACGTCCAGAACGAAAAGAAAGACAAGCGCGTCATCAAGACCTGGAGCCGCCGCTCCACCATCGTTCCCGAAATGATCGGCCACACCATTGCCGTGCACAACGGCAAGCAGCACGTGCCCGTCTTCGTGAACGAGCAGATGATCGGCCACAAGCTCGGCGAATTCAGCCCCACCCGCAGCTACCGCGGCCACGGCGCTGACAAGAACGCCAAGGGGAGCAAGAAGAAATGA
- the rpmC gene encoding 50S ribosomal protein L29 — MKPSEMRNLKADDFAREIDARKKELMELRFQAATGNLAQPHRVTQLRREVAQLNTIRAELSKQGEQA; from the coding sequence ATGAAGCCCAGTGAGATGCGTAACCTGAAGGCCGACGATTTCGCCCGTGAAATCGACGCCCGCAAGAAAGAACTGATGGAGCTGCGCTTCCAGGCCGCCACCGGCAACCTGGCCCAGCCCCACCGCGTGACGCAGCTGCGCCGCGAAGTCGCCCAGCTCAACACCATCCGCGCCGAGCTGAGCAAGCAGGGAGAGCAGGCATGA
- the rplC gene encoding 50S ribosomal protein L3: MKGILGTKIGMTQIWKGDRAVPVTVVLAGPCPVVQRKTAQTDGYEAVQIGYAPKREKSVNKPALGHFKKAGVSPVRFLREFRDFNPEGDTVAVDIFAEGEKIDATGTSKGKGFQGVMKRWNFKGGPASHGSKKWHRRPGSIGQRKTPGRVYKGKRMAGHMGMERITVQNLEVVEIRADENIILVKGAIPGANGGLVVLRQAAKGGK, from the coding sequence ATGAAGGGCATCCTCGGCACCAAGATCGGCATGACCCAGATCTGGAAGGGCGACCGCGCCGTTCCCGTGACGGTCGTCCTGGCTGGCCCGTGCCCCGTCGTGCAGCGCAAGACCGCGCAGACCGACGGCTACGAGGCCGTGCAGATCGGTTACGCCCCCAAGCGCGAGAAGAGCGTCAACAAGCCCGCGCTGGGTCACTTCAAGAAGGCCGGGGTCAGCCCCGTGCGCTTCCTGCGTGAATTCCGTGACTTCAACCCCGAAGGTGACACCGTCGCCGTCGACATCTTCGCCGAAGGCGAGAAGATCGACGCGACCGGCACCAGCAAGGGTAAGGGCTTCCAGGGCGTCATGAAGCGCTGGAACTTCAAGGGTGGTCCCGCCAGCCACGGTTCCAAGAAATGGCACCGTCGCCCCGGTTCCATCGGCCAGCGCAAGACGCCCGGCCGCGTGTACAAGGGCAAACGCATGGCCGGCCACATGGGCATGGAGCGCATCACCGTCCAGAACCTGGAAGTGGTCGAGATCCGCGCTGACGAGAACATCATCCTGGTCAAGGGTGCCATCCCCGGCGCCAACGGTGGACTCGTCGTGCTGCGCCAGGCCGCCAAGGGAGGCAAGTAA
- the rplX gene encoding 50S ribosomal protein L24 has protein sequence MPRPSAGSHHGDKLHFKKGDTVIVLSGKHKGQTGKVLLALPRDQKVVVEGVNLVTKNVKPSPANPQGGQERRELALHASKVAIVDPETGKATRIRKTIVDGKKVRVAVASGKNID, from the coding sequence ATGCCCCGTCCCAGCGCTGGTAGCCACCACGGCGACAAGCTGCACTTCAAGAAGGGTGACACCGTCATCGTTCTGAGCGGCAAGCACAAAGGCCAGACCGGCAAGGTCCTCCTCGCCCTGCCCCGCGACCAGAAGGTCGTCGTGGAAGGCGTGAACCTCGTCACCAAGAACGTCAAGCCCAGCCCCGCCAACCCCCAGGGTGGGCAGGAGCGCCGCGAGCTGGCCCTGCACGCCAGCAAGGTCGCCATCGTCGATCCCGAAACGGGCAAGGCGACCCGCATCCGCAAGACCATCGTGGACGGCAAGAAAGTCCGCGTGGCTGTCGCGAGCGGCAAGAACATCGACTGA
- a CDS encoding 50S ribosomal protein L23 has translation MSHYDILQQPVISEKAYAGMERGVYTFWVSPKATKTEIKSAVQKAFGVTVIGISTMNVPGKRKRVGRFIGHRADRKKAIVRLADGQKIEALEGQA, from the coding sequence ATGAGCCACTACGACATCCTTCAGCAGCCCGTGATCAGCGAGAAGGCCTACGCCGGCATGGAACGCGGCGTGTACACCTTCTGGGTGAGCCCCAAGGCCACCAAGACCGAAATCAAGAGCGCCGTCCAGAAAGCGTTCGGTGTGACCGTCATCGGCATCAGCACCATGAACGTTCCTGGCAAGCGTAAGCGCGTCGGCCGTTTCATCGGTCACCGCGCCGACCGCAAGAAGGCCATCGTGCGTCTCGCCGACGGCCAGAAGATCGAGGCCCTCGAAGGCCAGGCCTAA
- a CDS encoding type Z 30S ribosomal protein S14 produces the protein MANTSKVVKAARGHKFAVQNYSRCSRCGRARGYYRFFGMCRICIREMAHKGELPGVKKSSW, from the coding sequence ATGGCGAACACCTCGAAAGTTGTCAAGGCCGCGCGCGGTCATAAATTTGCCGTGCAGAACTACAGCCGTTGCAGCCGCTGCGGCCGCGCCCGCGGGTACTACCGTTTCTTCGGCATGTGCCGCATCTGCATCCGCGAGATGGCGCACAAGGGCGAACTGCCCGGCGTGAAGAAAAGCAGCTGGTAA
- the rpsC gene encoding 30S ribosomal protein S3, whose amino-acid sequence MGNKINPNGFRLGITRGWNSRWYAGKKQYAGLLKEDEKIRNLVGKKLNAAGIARIEIERAGQQVNVIISAAKPGIVIGKGGESIKELRQDIEKLVSAGTVAVNVAEIPNPNISAPLVALRIAEQIERRFAFRRAMKQAAQRVMESGARGVKIILSGRLGGAEQARTEMVREGRVPLHTLRADIDYGTALARTTYGILGIKVMVFTGEVIGGRTETFARPQRRNDERRPEGDRPNRRRPAARRRPGGE is encoded by the coding sequence ATGGGTAACAAGATCAACCCGAACGGCTTCCGCCTGGGCATCACCCGCGGCTGGAACAGCCGCTGGTACGCCGGTAAGAAGCAGTACGCCGGTCTGCTCAAGGAAGACGAGAAGATCCGTAACCTCGTCGGCAAGAAGCTCAACGCTGCAGGCATCGCCCGCATCGAGATCGAGCGCGCCGGCCAGCAGGTCAACGTGATCATCAGCGCCGCGAAACCCGGCATCGTGATCGGCAAGGGCGGCGAGTCCATCAAGGAACTCCGCCAGGACATCGAGAAACTCGTGTCCGCCGGCACGGTCGCGGTGAACGTCGCCGAGATCCCCAACCCCAACATCAGCGCCCCCCTGGTCGCCCTGCGCATCGCCGAGCAGATCGAACGCCGCTTCGCGTTCCGCCGCGCCATGAAGCAGGCCGCCCAGCGCGTGATGGAATCCGGCGCCCGCGGCGTCAAGATCATCCTGTCCGGCCGCCTCGGCGGGGCCGAGCAGGCCCGCACCGAGATGGTCCGCGAAGGCCGCGTGCCCCTGCACACCCTGCGCGCCGACATCGACTACGGCACCGCCCTGGCCCGCACCACCTACGGCATCCTGGGCATCAAGGTCATGGTCTTCACCGGTGAAGTCATCGGCGGCCGCACCGAGACCTTCGCCCGCCCCCAGCGCCGCAACGACGAGCGTCGTCCCGAAGGCGACCGCCCCAACCGCCGCCGCCCCGCCGCGCGGCGCCGCCCCGGAGGTGAGTGA